Part of the Zingiber officinale cultivar Zhangliang chromosome 8A, Zo_v1.1, whole genome shotgun sequence genome, CTCGCCGGAGCCTTCTAATCCCTCAACCTCTCATCTACAGCTCCGCTAGGTACACCTCTTCTCAGATCTCTCTTCCGCATAGCTTGATCTTTAGCGAAAGGGGTGGGAAATCCGAGCCCTAGCCTCCCTGGACTTGGAGCTTGCTGGAATTAGGGGGTGGTCGACATTCCAGACGATGACTTCTTGCTCCAGTGCCCTGAAATCAAGCGACCACCGTCAATCCCTTCTCTGTCGACCCCAACAGCTACTTGCGGTCGTCTTGGTTGGGAAAGAAGTTGCCGACACATTGGGGTAAGGCATTTACAGCTTTGGATGTTAGATCTTTAGATTGGGGTGTTAGTTTACGTTGGATTACATGTTGTTTGAGGTGATTGATCCTGGTTGTAGCTTTACAGTAGCTTCGACTATAGAGTTTTGGCAGCAGACATCATTAGCGAGCGTTTTCCGACGGTAGCGTTTCCTGGCCGTGAATCAACAGGGAAGGTATTGTGAGTTGTAGGGAATTCGATTCTTATTGTAGCTTAATATGTATTTGTTTACAAATAATTAGAGTTTCTAAAGTTAGATAAGAATTCAAGTTTATTATTGAGTACATGGGATATAGTTTGATTATATGTGTGGTTATAGGACTTTGATTTACGACAAGTCACTTGACGGGTAAATAATTTTGGACGCTCGACCCATATTagaggcgggtatttcttactttgactctctttagttctttggaacttggtgcatgagctattatTTTTGAATAAggactgctttaccttgactccactcgcattattcttgtgcttgatacttccattcaaacctttgagttattcgtttctatatccatacagtctcttgttgtcatctatgatatttagcagatattagatatcaaCCTTGTATGCATTGattattgtttatttatgtaccgtattgagcatgctagcttcatgtagcatacctgattcctgtttacatgtatatgatgactgttgtatgttgcgcatcatatcattgcatacatgTTAACGGCAAATTCTTCCTTGTGGTCAAGAGAGTCGTTAACCAGGGTCGCACGCTCGggcactcgagagagtggtagctagagcagatgccgcttgtcctgtcgtgtcacactcgaccactcatgagtagtggtagctggagttgcgagcagcagagaCCCCCTTCGCTTTGTAGCTAGTTACCTACTCAACACCTATCCATTCGGTCActtgagagtagtggcggcctttgagtggtacagttatcatcgatccgacctctcgaccatataggggtcGTGGTACAGAGAGGtaggcggggtgaccatccgtgcatacattGTTATTATTATACTGACTgaggttgttgcttacttatgctgttgttgctagcttatgttgttgttgcttacttatgctgatatgcttacatatgttgagatatatatctGTTGTGTGTGTTTAAACTCACTTACatattggtaatatgtatatacctcatatgttacccttgtagttatgagtagctCTGTAGCAAAGTTGTTCTACTCCTGATTTTACTAGCCTAGGTTATGGTTACAGGTACGAACATTTATTGTGGTTTTATTTTAAGTATCTGTTatttctcttatgagactgtatactgttggcaCTCTCTATTTGGATATTATGTTCATGTACTATCTTTCCTTTATCAGTTGAGTCTcagtactcaccaccccacaaaatgatttttcttttgaaagtccCAGCACTCTCTATTtggatattatgttcatgcactaacAAAATGCTAAAGAAAAGACGCTCGAAAGTCCTTGAAACTGCAAATGGAGCTGATTGGCAAGCTCTTGAACCACCTctgtgttagggtcgatttgtagctagaggggggaggggggggggggtaaatagctcgtcgcgcttcatGGCCTTACTTCGGTAttgttgatatgcagcggaaagagctcgaaacaagactcacaacgctaacacgtagatttacttggtatccacctcaagaagaggtgactaatccaaggatccacacatgacacgttctccactatgaaaaacattCCTTCTCGGTAAAtaccagaggtggagaaatctcgtataACACTCACACAAACAAGatacaacacacacaagaagaaaaatacaataatacaaaagaaaaacctcttcttgcttgatctcttattGATGAAGACACCTCTGGACCTtttggaaagtgcaacaacacttctctTCCAAGCTCTCAGTCAGTCGGTGAGTAGTAGTGAAGAATCGTGTAAGCGCTATGTCGAGAGGGCTACGAAGAAGAAAGCTCGCCACGACTTTATAGTCtgcgcttctagggctcccaatcaattggacttactcccaatcgattgccacgtcatatCCACGCAATCACAATCGTCCATCGTTCGCTTCTTgcacaacggtcatatcccaattgattgaccaattgattgggaaagcttgaatcgatcggctcaTCGATTCAGAGCGCTTCTGTGCTCTGTTGGAAacggcttgaatcgatcgaccgatcgattcaaacttTCTTGCGTCTACACGAGCAAATCAGCCCCTAATTgatccaccaatcgattggaggtgcccaatctATCGGCTAATTGATTGGGGAGCATTCTGTACTCACGATaacacttcccaatcgattggctaatcgattgggccaGTCTTCACTCGCAGCACACCTTTAATTGATCGGCTAATCAATTGCTCcacggttcaatcgatcggttgatcgattgacctccctttgacttgcttaacttaagtccaaggttcccaaactcaacatccggtcaaccgtgacctgttgggacttctcatgccaagcatctggtcaatcttgacctgctgggacttcttcatcaagtgtctggtcaatcctttgacccacttggacttttctcctcatgccaagtgaccgatcaaccttgacccacttagacttaccgtctcgtgccaagtgtccgatcctccatgacccacttaaacttccttccaccagatgtccgatcatcttggacccatctagatttccttgtgccaagtatccggtcactcctttgacttacttggacttcccaacaccagatgtctggtcaaccttgacccacctagatttccacgtgtctggcttcactcaccaggtctttccatttgcctagctccactcactaggacttttcatctgcttggcttcactcaccaagactttcacctagcttcactcactaggattttcaactgctttgcttcactcaccaggatttttcgaactgcctaacctccagttaggacttttccagtcaagtatccggtcagccttgacctacttgacttttcttcacatttAACTGGTCAAACCTTAACTAGAGGGAAactgtactaacaatctccccaataGAACAATTGCACATGTAATCcccacatattgtcaaacattgaaactcaaacatcaagactcaagcttgagccaactcaagcttagttaacctAACCGAGGGGATATTGTACCAACACTCTGTCCCGATCTGGGgagcgtggtgaggaacactctgCACTTGATTTCGTCggtgtattggtggagcgtggcTATGTTGTCGAATTTAAGCAGATGATCCTTCGGATCAGTCAATCCTGTGTACTCTCCGATTGTCAAAGGTTTGAAGTGAGGTGGCAACTGATCATCGATGATCTTTTGGGAGAACTGCCTGTTGATCCACTCGGGAGAGTCATCAAGTTGGAGTGCTTTACCTTTTCGCATATCCAGGATGGGTGCATCCTCGAAAGATGACCCTTGCGTCCTCTTGGCTCGACCATGTTCTTTCGAGGGCGTGCAGAATAACGCCCTGTGATATGGGATCGACACGTTCGGTGCTTCCCAGAAGGTGCCCGTCGGCCGGTGGTCCGGCTTGCGACCAACAAGGTCTTTCACTCGGGTTTTGTGGTTAGCTTGCTGACTTGTTGCTGATATAGCTGGGTCGTTCGACGCTCAATAATTGACTGCTATCTTCTATTGCCATTGCATTATCTTGGTGGCTTAGACATTTATTAGCATCTCTAACTCTTCTTAGGTTAACGTTACTGTAGTAAGTTgtccaacgtcttccatcttcACGTTTCGGATCCAGTGTAGATTCCAATAGACGACGTCAAATATGATTCTGTCCGAAAGCTGAGAAGACGGTTAGCTAGGACCGTGGCTCTGTGGTTTACTAGAAGAAGACTTCGCGCTGTCCTTTAAAACCAAGAGCGTTAGCGCCaggtcagggaaggggtccccgacgttaGCCCCTcctacgctcaagtcagtctttcGTTTGAGAGGAAAGAACAGAAGTAGTGAACAGTAGCAAAGAGCGTGTAGAATAATGAAGTATTGCATACCTCCGCTTATGGAGAGAGACCCCTTTTATAGTGCCATTATAACGTCTGTGCATGCATCTCAAAGCATATGCACATTTTTCAAAGCATCCTAAGAAAGGATAAGTTGAAAAGTATCCTTGACACCTTTCCTTAAGCGTGCATGCAAATTTCTGATGTGATAGGCTAGAAGTTTCTAAAGTACTATTTGTTTGCTGGAGATTCTCTATTGTCAACGGCACAAACTTGCTAAAGAGTACGGCAAGATATGTAGCTATAGGCCGACCAGGTGTCGCTTGGCCAGGACATCACCATCTCGTCCATACTGAATGGAGCGATCGACCTGTTCTTCACTCGACCTTACTATTGTCAGAGAGATACATTTTGCCCGATCGGACCTTGGGTCCGATCGACCTGAACGGTAGGTCGGATAACTTAGTATTTAGATCTGGACTTCGACTGCAAGTTGAGGAGGGCAATTGCTCGGATGGTCCAGTCAACCTTTCATATCTGATTGGCCCTAGAGGCCTGCTCAGCCACCCCCGGTCTGTGATTTTGTAGTCCATCTAATTCTACGATTTTGATCATTTGACTTTGATCTCTACGTCAATTGGTCTTTATTTACTTTGACCCACTTTTAAGGGTGATCTTTATCACCATATCAATCAATACTTGTCTATATAAACTATACCGCTATATTGAGCATGACCTAAATCGAACCAATCGAATCATAATATGGAATTCATTAACAAACTTTATCTCTCGATTCCCATTCAATTCACATGGTCAATATTTTATTATGCACAATAACAACAAACTTTCACCATCATTTCCACTTCCTcattaaaaaaaagataatatcATCTTTAGTCAACCATCCACTAAAtcacaaattatatatatatacacatatatataagaaataaaaCGATAGGGACAAGCACTGATTTCACGTTGTTTGTGTGTTGTATTTTGATTGTTTCGTAGTCATATTAATAAAATCACTCGATTCAAGTCTATATTTAGAACTTAATGAGATCGCGACTTAAAGTGAATTGTATCAATATTGAATTGCGTATCTTCGTTTGGTTTTGTCTTGGAGTGTAATTGATGGGATTCCACTAACGAAGTGTTCATATAGAAGGACATAAAGCGTGATGATATCTCATATCGTCGGTATCTGATTTGCTCCAGGTCAGTAGGACATGTCTACATGACCCCATCCTGAGCTAGTTTATTATCTTGTTGAGTCGTCATTTGTCTGGGTCATACTTGGACGAACTACCGTTGGTTCGACCTCCCAATCTGCCAGTCTGTATTCAGGTACTCGAATGTCAAGCACCCAAGCACTCCAAGTCCGAGTGAATTATGCTCCCGAGCCCGGATATGGCGAGTCTCTGTCTTAAAGCAATTCGACGCAACAGTGTCATATGTCTCTTTGACTTCTCTCCATGAGGTACGTCCCTTATGCTTCTCTTTGCGAAATGCGTCCCTTGGCTTTTCTCCGTCAGAAGTGTCTCAGACTTCTCTCAGTATCAGTATATGAGGGAGGTGATGTTATTCCTAGAGAATTCTCTATATTACTATACTTTTTTTATCCATCTTCTTTTCATATATTCTAGTCATCCTAATGACTTAGGTATCGTAGGGACCTAAGTAACTCCCGGTGAATCTTTTACGGTCTATTTGGGAGAAGGTGGTGGAAGGATAAATAAAAGAAAGTTAACTTTTAACTTTGCTTGAAAAGAGGTGAGGGGAATGaaggagaattttaattttaCCCTCCCTTACCGATTTATTTCATTACACCTTGATTTGAAGTGTAAGGAAGTTACCCTCCCTTCCTTCCTCTCCTTTACCTTGCCTTTCATTTCCATTAATGAACCTCCCTAAGATGCTACTTTGTACTTCAATGATTCGAAGATATTTTATGGGTGATTTTTATTTATCACTAAAATTGAACATTTACTTCGAACCCACCTTTTGATGCTTCATTTTGACAGAGTAGTTTCTAAAGTATCGAATGTCTTGAAATGATGTTTGAGTAAAGGAATAAAATGATAAGATTTTTAGTACttcttattttataattttaaaataaaagttttttttttaaaaaaagaagtaAAATGACAAGAGTGTTGATAATGTAATGAGTGTTTTggaaaacttagaattttttaggtGCTTTTACTCCCTTTGCAATAATAAATTTCCAAttccatatatatttttttcagagTAGGAAATGGAATATATTTATTTCTGGGGATGGGATCGTAAGATGGAGAAATTCCCAGCAATTTGTTTGTTAATTGATCAAGCAGTCACAGGCGTCTCCATGGCCACGTTGCCGGCGGAGTAGCGGATGTTtccggcggcggcggaggcgacCTCCGCCTCCTCCCACAGCTCTGGCAGCGCCTCCTTCATTTTGTGGATGCTCTCCAGCGCATAGTCCGCCCCTTTAACTCGATGACGAGTCCCAACCTGAATCAATCGCGATCGaataaatccaaaaaaaatcaTCGAAATTATGCTTCAAATTTGATCTTCACCAGCACGGTGTGCAGCCCGGCGCGCTTCCCAGCCTGGATGTTCCTCGCGCTGTCGTCGAAGAACACCtgcgaaaataataataataacaataataattaaattttattctcAGAAAAGCATTAAATCTGCGTTTGCGATCGCGGAAAAGCAATCAAAATTTGATCTTTACGGTTCTGTGCGGATCGATGTTGGCGATCCTCAGCGCCTGCTCCATGGCTTCCGGCGACGGCTTGCAGAGCACCGGCGTCTTCGGCAGCTCGACTCCGTCGACGCTCGGCCCCCGCGCGAAGTGCCCGACGATGTCGAACACTCCCGCCGccgacgccgccgccgccggtgTCGACGACGAAGGCGGATTCACCGTCTCGAAGCATATGATCCCCTCGAAGCAATCTTCCAGCCCCAACCTCTTCAGCACTTCGAGCGCATGAACTTTATCAGCGTTCGTAAacaccttttttttaaaaaaaaataaataataataataattaaaatcatcacaataaAAACCATAATTAGCAGTAAAATCTTGAAGAAATTACACATTTAAAAAGGGGGAAAAAACTTACAAGTTTGCGAATTGAGAGGCCCTGCAAGAGTTGCCTTAGAACAGGATCAGGCTTTAGATTCTCATAAGGTAATCTTCCATGAACAAATCTGAATTAAACAGTGAAATTAAGacataattttcttctttttctttaattttccaCAAAGCTTTAGAGTTAATACCTGTGATAATCATCATAATCAAAGCTGTAGCCGATGGCCTGAAGGATTAACAAGAAGAAAACTCTGTTTAATTGCTCAAGAACAGTTACTGAAACAAAAACCTTAATGAACAGGAAATCTGAAGTACCCTTAAACCGGCCATTGTTGTGCCGTAGTTCTTGTAAAGAAGGTTGCCCAACTCCGGCACTATGCTCTCTTCAATCCCTAATTCCTCAACCAAATAATCTGAAAGATCGAAGCCAAAatagatcaaaaaaaaaaaaaaaaaaactgaaaaggGGGAAAGGACAGTTTCAGAATCGAACAATACCTGCAATGTTCTTGCAGCATGAAGCTGCCATACCGGAACTCAGTGGATACAGGGTGTCGTCGAGATCtgtgaacaagaagaagaaaaaaaagggaaataaaGCTAGAAATCAGTGAAAAGGAAGTGGCGAAATAAAGTCAAAGCTGATAAAGGCAGAAAGATTCTTACCAAAGAGAAGGCAATCATATTTAGGCCTCTGCGCTTGCCTGTAGCGAGCCTCGTAGTCCATGTCGATAGAGCAGGAGCTTCGAAACCATGAAAAGAGTGTTATAATTGCATAAAAATGAGATTTTTACTATAAAAAGTCAAATTTTTGGGGGTTCCGAATTAGGGTTCATCAAGTCCTCTATCTATCTTCTCCCCTTCTGAAACAGTTCCATCTGAAGCTTaccggaagaagaagaagagcaatgcAGCAGAGATCGACGTGCGATTCGATCAAGAACAAGGAGTAAGAGAACTCCCCaagattttttataaaattttcgatTAATTTTCTCTCCTTGTTTGTGATGAACCAGAGGAATGAAGCAATAGGCGAAGcgaagaggggaggaagaaggcttCGAGGCGAGGGCTTAAATAAGCGACGCCCCCGTCGCTAAGCCGCAATTAGCAACTTGATCACCACGCTAATGCTTAATCAATCATTAACTAATCAACTTGCTAATCCatttttttactaattaatcatagttttttttttcaaagcaaacaaataaataaaaattaatttctggAGTTCATGCCTTCTTTCCTTTCAAACACTTGGCCATTTTAAATTCATAAACaatcttttttcctttttctatcGCGGTCGAAGACAAAGTGTTCTAAAGTGTTATTTCACAATCATCGAATGTTTGCACTCGAAATTTCTCCTCGCAAAGAATCTATCGGGAGCCCAATGGTACTATGTGAAAATGTCGCTTATTCACAATATGATAAAAATTTAGCTCCATTTGATCCTAATAACCCTAACCCTAAGCAGCACCTACCCCACAAGGTATCCCTCAATAATAGATACCATTGCAAGCAAGCTGGACTCCATCATCATGAAGCAACATGATTAAAGAGTCAAATAAGTAGTTCGAAGAGGCATCGTGGATTATTTTAAAGTGgacaaaataaatacaataattgACAAAAAGACCTACTTAGGGTTTTGGAATTTTAAAAAATCGCAtctgaattttaaactttttaaaagacACTTATTTCTCATTTTATCCTTCCGACCAACTATTATTGAACAATAACATTGTggcattgaattttaaaaaacaaCAACACTTTAGTGTGGTATAAATCTTAAAATCAATATCATTGTGgtgttaatttttgaaaatcaacatcACAGTAGTATAATACAATACCGTAATGATTGATGGGAGAGATAAAATGAGAAATAACTCATCCATAAGAAATTTGAAAGTTTAGGtgcatcttttaaaaatttacaaattttaAATGTTCCTTTAGTCAACTGCCAAAATAAGTACATGCTTTCATGCATGAATGAAGAACTCAGAGTTTGTATCTTCTATCGTGTGTTGCCCTTTTATCTGTTATTCGAAAACTTAATGTAAGTATAAACATATTTATAAACTTTAATTTTGGTTTAGAAAACTTGTAAAATTGAAttattgatttatatatatatatatatatatatatatatatatatatatatatatatatatatatatatatatatatatatatatatatatatatatatatatatatatatatatataattttgggaGTAAAATTGGATATTTGCTTAAAATCTTGGGCATTGCGTTTTGGACCAACCAAGAAGATTCATATTGAATATGAGTTGTTGGTCCAAAAGGCTTGTCCTTGTACATTGTGGCCTCCAGATGGAGTGCACTGGCAATTATTGCCATTGTTTCtatctaaataaatattttagacaTCTATTATTTC contains:
- the LOC122008354 gene encoding uncharacterized protein C24B11.05-like, encoding MDYEARYRQAQRPKYDCLLFDLDDTLYPLSSGMAASCCKNIADYLVEELGIEESIVPELGNLLYKNYGTTMAGLRAIGYSFDYDDYHRFVHGRLPYENLKPDPVLRQLLQGLSIRKLVFTNADKVHALEVLKRLGLEDCFEGIICFETVNPPSSSTPAAAASAAGVFDIVGHFARGPSVDGVELPKTPVLCKPSPEAMEQALRIANIDPHRTVFFDDSARNIQAGKRAGLHTVLVGTRHRVKGADYALESIHKMKEALPELWEEAEVASAAAGNIRYSAGNVAMETPVTA